A window of Danaus plexippus chromosome 12, MEX_DaPlex, whole genome shotgun sequence contains these coding sequences:
- the LOC133319116 gene encoding uncharacterized protein LOC133319116, translating to MRKEKAAAARVASEGITSRDQMEMMEANIARMVGNLVDARLAALESWLKREEVARLPLAGDNSVVAVEARRAIKQVALQRGPKVWAPSQATSAPVVVSDEEFPSLPAPSKGKGQRSKGGKEMVWTAFGPSTSAGGTERGNVGNGAKAAAWTEVVRRKTPKKKEVVPGPKTPAPQPKKKAGPKEGPKKVALTGRLCKIILDRLSRAIEPLLRREQAGFRPNRSCTDQIITLRIIVEQASECQREMYLTFMDFETLIWTCIWKRSRKVGVPAKIINLIKTLYKKYSCRVTHNGLLSEDMDVPVNAGVSQGCLLSPILFLVVLDGIMQKVKKSKRCGIECHTHRDMQAKLDDLRREAIEMGLKINTRKTQEMRCGAITSLPLLIGTEAVEKVHNNTYLGSIVSESGGTEEDIASRIAKSRAAFAQLRPVWQSRKPTRRVKLKIFRPNVKSVLLYGCGLQESGGIHSPEFGGGG from the exons ATGCGGAAGGAGAAGGCAGCGGCAGCCCGGGTGGCCTCGGAGGGCATAACTAGCCGGGACCAAATGGAAATGATGGAGGCCAACATTGCCCGCATGGTCGGGAATTTGGTAGACGCGCGGTTGGCCGCACTCGAGTCCTGGCTCAAGCGAGAAGAGGTCGCCCGCCTTCCCCTGGCGGGTGATAATTCGGTCGTCGCCGTAGAGGCTAGGAGGGCAATCAAACAGGTGGCCCTGCAAAGAGGGCCCAAGGTGTGGGCCCCTTCACAGGCGACTTCGGCGCCGGTGGTGGTCTCCGATGAGGAGTTCCCTTCCCTCCCTGCGCCTTCCAAGGGGAAAGGCCAAAGGTCTAAGGGGGGGAAGGAGATGGTGTGGACCGCGTTTGGTCCATCCACATCGGCTGGAGGGACCGAAAGGGGCAACGTGGGGAACGGGGCCAAAGCGGCCGCGTGGACGGAAGTGGTCCGCCGCAAGACCCCTAAAAAGAAGGAAGTGGTGCCGGGGCCTAAGACGCCGGCGCCACAACCGAAGAAGAAGGCGGGCCCTAAGGAGGGCCCCAAAAAAGTGGCGCTCACAGGCC GGCTGTGCAAGATTATCCTAGACAGACTCTCGAGGGCCATTGAACCTCTTCTTCGCAGAGAACAGGCTGGATTCCGACCCAACAGATCGTGCACCGACCAGATTATTACCTTACGCATAATCGTCGAGCAAGCATCAGAATGTCAGAGGGAAATGTATTTGACCTTTATGGATTTCGAAACGCTGATATGGACATGTATCTGGAAGCGTTCACGTAAAGTTGGTGTCCCCGCCAAAATAATCAACCTGATAAAAACCCTCTACAAGAAATATTCCTGCAGAGTAACTCACAACGGCCTTTTGTCGGAGGACATGGACGTACCAGTCAATGCAGGTGTTAGCCAGGGGTGTCTCCTTTCTCCTATTCTCTTCCTTGTCGTTCTGGATGGTATCATGCAGAAAGTCAAAAAAAGCAAGCGCTGCGGCATAGAATG CCATACACACCGTGACATGCAAGCCAAACTGGACGACCTACGACGAGAAGCAATAGAGATGgggctaaaaataaacacgcgAAAGACCCAGGAGATGAGGTGCGGAGCAATTACCTCTCTACCGTTGCTCATTGGCACAGAAGCTGTAGAAAAAGTCCACAACAACACCTACCTAGGGAGCATAGTGTCGGAGAGTGGAGGTACCGAAGAGGACATCGCTTCGAGAATCGCCAAATCAAGAGCAGCCTTCGCGCAACTCCGTCCTGTATGGCAGTCACGGAAACCGACCAGGAGAgttaaactcaaaatattcCGGCCCAACGTCAAATCCGTGCTGTTATACGGATGCG GCTTGCAGGAGTCCGGAGGCATCCACAGTCCGGAGTTCGGAGGCGGAGGCTGA